One window of Cohnella hashimotonis genomic DNA carries:
- a CDS encoding CARDB domain-containing protein, with protein MRQKHAAWMLALIVLITGWISAAGSFSPAFAAGGANLTIGKTITASGQSQTYAPDNVKDGNASTYWESANNAFPQWIQVDLGASVNIDQIVLKLPSSWETRTQTLAVQGSANGSTFANIVSSANYTFNPAVAGNAVTINFTATSTRYVRLNVTANTGWPAAQLSEFEIYAAAGTTPTPTPPPGTYQAENAALSGGAKVNTDHAGYAGTGFVDGYWTQGATTTFTVNAAAAGSRNVTLKYGNANGAARTLSVYVNGVKIRQTTLASLANWDTWGTQTEALTLNAGSNTIAYKFDAGDSANVNLDQITVDAGTSPTATPTATPTATPTATPTATPTATPTATPTATPTATPTATPTATPPPGGNIAIGKSIVASSNTQSFVAANANDNNTATYWEGGGNPSTLTLDFGANQDITSIVLKLNPATEWGTRTQTIQVLGHNQSTTTFSNLVSSQTYTFNPASGNTVTIPVTATVKRLQLNITANTGAPAGQIAEFQVFGTPAANPDLTITGMSWSPASPIETDALTLNATVKNIGTAASAATTVNFYLNGDAAGTAQVGALAAGATANVSVSAGAKTAASYTLSAKVDENNAVIEQNEANNSYTNAAPLTVAPVSSSDLVAATSWSPGTPTANSAVSFTVNLKNQGTIASAAGAHAISLAIKNGAGTTVQTLNGSYSGSLAAGASANVAIPGTWTAGSGSYTVTTTVAADGNEVPTKQTNNTSASTLTVYAARGASMPYFRYDTEDATRGGGATLQAAPNFDQALIASEASGQKYVALPSNGSYAQWTVRQGQGGAGVTMRFTMPDSGDGMGLNGALDVYVNGTKVKTVSLSSYYNWQYFSGDMPADAPGGGRPLFRFDEVHWKMDTPLAPGDTIRIQKGNGDSLEYGVDFLEIEPVPTAIARPSGAVSVTDYGAVANDGQDDLAAFKSAVTAAVAAGKTLYIPEGTFNLSSMWEIGSASSMINNLTVTGAGIWHTNIQFTNPNAAGGGISLRISGKLDFSNVYMNSKLRSRYGQNAIYKGFMDNFGSNSTIHDVWVEHFECGFWVGDYAHTPAIYANGLTIENSRIRNNLADGVNFAQGTSNSIVRNSNLRNNGDDALAVWTSNTNGAPAGVNNTFSYNTIENNWRAGGIAFFGGSGHKADHNLIVDTVGGSGIRMNTVFPGYHFQNNTGIVFSDTTIINSGTSQDLYNGERGAIDLEASNDAIRNVTFTNIDILNTQRDAIQFGYGGGFENIVFNNININGTGLDGVTTSRFSGPHQGAAIYTYTGNGSATFNGLTTSNVAYPSLYYLQPGFNLTIH; from the coding sequence ATGCGACAAAAGCACGCAGCATGGATGCTCGCTCTTATTGTGCTGATCACCGGATGGATCTCTGCCGCCGGTTCTTTTTCTCCGGCGTTCGCGGCCGGAGGCGCGAATCTGACGATCGGCAAGACGATTACCGCGAGCGGCCAATCGCAGACGTATGCGCCGGACAACGTCAAAGACGGCAATGCAAGCACCTATTGGGAGAGCGCGAACAACGCTTTCCCGCAATGGATTCAGGTCGATCTGGGCGCGAGCGTGAACATCGACCAGATCGTGCTGAAGCTGCCGTCAAGCTGGGAAACGCGCACGCAGACGCTGGCCGTTCAGGGCAGCGCGAACGGTTCAACGTTTGCCAACATCGTGAGTTCTGCGAACTATACGTTTAACCCGGCCGTAGCCGGCAACGCCGTCACGATCAACTTCACGGCGACGTCCACCCGGTACGTTCGTTTGAACGTGACCGCCAACACGGGCTGGCCGGCGGCACAGCTGTCGGAGTTCGAGATCTACGCTGCGGCCGGCACGACGCCGACGCCAACGCCGCCTCCGGGTACGTACCAAGCAGAAAATGCCGCGTTATCGGGCGGTGCCAAGGTGAATACGGACCATGCGGGCTACGCGGGAACGGGTTTCGTCGACGGCTACTGGACGCAAGGGGCGACGACGACGTTCACGGTCAACGCAGCCGCAGCGGGCAGCCGGAACGTGACGCTGAAGTACGGCAACGCGAACGGCGCCGCCAGAACGCTGTCCGTCTACGTCAACGGCGTCAAGATCCGTCAGACCACGCTCGCGAGTCTGGCTAACTGGGACACCTGGGGCACGCAAACGGAAGCCTTGACCTTGAACGCCGGCAGCAATACGATTGCGTACAAATTCGACGCAGGCGATTCTGCCAACGTGAATCTGGATCAGATCACGGTCGATGCCGGCACGTCGCCGACCGCCACGCCAACGGCGACCCCGACAGCAACGCCAACCGCGACCCCGACGGCGACGCCTACGGCAACCCCAACCGCGACCCCGACGGCGACGCCTACGGCAACCCCAACCGCGACGCCGACCGCTACGCCGCCGCCGGGCGGCAACATTGCGATCGGCAAATCGATCGTTGCGTCCTCAAATACGCAATCCTTCGTGGCCGCCAACGCAAACGACAACAACACCGCCACGTACTGGGAAGGCGGCGGCAATCCGAGCACGCTGACGCTCGATTTCGGCGCCAACCAGGATATCACTTCCATCGTGCTCAAGCTGAACCCCGCTACGGAATGGGGCACGAGGACCCAGACGATTCAGGTGCTCGGCCACAATCAGTCGACCACAACCTTCTCGAACCTGGTCTCCTCGCAGACCTACACGTTTAACCCGGCATCCGGCAACACGGTGACGATTCCCGTGACGGCAACGGTGAAGCGTCTGCAGCTGAACATCACGGCGAATACCGGCGCGCCGGCCGGACAGATCGCCGAATTCCAGGTGTTCGGCACGCCGGCCGCCAATCCGGACCTGACGATTACGGGCATGTCCTGGTCGCCGGCTTCGCCGATCGAGACCGACGCTCTCACACTGAACGCGACCGTTAAAAACATCGGCACGGCGGCATCCGCCGCCACGACGGTCAACTTCTACCTGAACGGAGATGCCGCCGGCACCGCGCAGGTCGGCGCGCTGGCCGCGGGTGCTACGGCGAACGTCTCGGTGAGCGCGGGCGCCAAGACCGCGGCTTCCTATACGCTCTCGGCCAAGGTCGACGAGAACAACGCCGTCATCGAACAGAACGAAGCGAACAACAGCTATACAAATGCCGCACCGCTTACGGTTGCGCCCGTTTCTAGCTCGGATCTGGTCGCCGCGACATCGTGGTCGCCGGGCACCCCGACCGCGAATAGCGCCGTCAGCTTCACGGTCAATTTGAAAAATCAGGGCACGATCGCTTCGGCAGCCGGCGCGCACGCGATCTCGCTCGCGATTAAAAACGGCGCAGGCACGACCGTCCAGACGCTGAACGGCTCTTATAGCGGATCGCTGGCAGCGGGCGCTTCCGCCAACGTCGCCATCCCGGGCACGTGGACGGCGGGCAGCGGCAGCTACACGGTGACGACGACCGTCGCCGCGGACGGCAACGAAGTCCCGACCAAGCAGACCAATAATACAAGCGCATCCACGCTCACCGTCTATGCGGCGCGCGGCGCGAGCATGCCGTACTTCCGGTACGACACGGAGGATGCGACGAGAGGGGGCGGCGCGACGCTGCAGGCTGCGCCGAACTTCGACCAGGCGCTGATCGCCTCGGAGGCGTCCGGCCAGAAATACGTGGCGCTGCCGTCGAACGGCTCCTATGCGCAGTGGACCGTGCGCCAGGGACAGGGCGGCGCGGGCGTCACGATGCGGTTTACGATGCCCGACTCCGGCGACGGCATGGGCCTGAACGGCGCGCTTGACGTCTACGTCAACGGGACCAAGGTGAAGACGGTATCGCTCTCGTCGTATTACAACTGGCAGTACTTCTCCGGCGACATGCCGGCGGATGCGCCGGGCGGCGGAAGACCGCTTTTCCGATTCGACGAAGTGCACTGGAAGATGGATACGCCGCTTGCGCCGGGCGACACGATCCGGATTCAGAAGGGCAACGGGGACAGCCTGGAATACGGCGTCGACTTCCTGGAAATCGAGCCGGTGCCGACCGCCATTGCCCGTCCGTCGGGCGCCGTATCGGTAACCGACTACGGCGCTGTGGCGAATGACGGACAGGACGATCTCGCGGCGTTCAAATCCGCGGTGACGGCGGCCGTCGCGGCCGGCAAGACGCTCTACATTCCTGAGGGTACGTTTAACCTGAGCAGCATGTGGGAGATCGGCTCTGCCAGCAGCATGATCAACAACCTGACCGTTACGGGTGCGGGCATCTGGCATACGAACATCCAGTTCACGAACCCCAACGCGGCTGGCGGCGGCATCTCGCTGCGCATCTCCGGCAAGCTGGATTTCAGCAACGTCTATATGAACTCCAAGCTTCGGTCGCGCTACGGCCAAAATGCGATTTACAAAGGCTTCATGGATAACTTCGGCTCGAACTCCACGATTCACGACGTATGGGTCGAGCACTTCGAATGCGGCTTCTGGGTCGGCGATTATGCGCATACGCCCGCGATCTATGCGAACGGACTGACGATCGAGAACAGCCGCATCCGCAACAACCTGGCCGACGGCGTCAACTTCGCCCAGGGCACGAGCAATTCGATCGTCCGCAACAGCAATCTGCGCAACAACGGCGACGACGCGCTGGCCGTCTGGACCAGCAACACGAACGGCGCGCCGGCCGGCGTCAACAACACGTTTTCCTACAACACGATCGAGAACAACTGGCGCGCGGGCGGCATCGCCTTCTTCGGCGGCAGCGGCCACAAGGCGGACCACAACCTGATCGTCGACACGGTCGGCGGCTCCGGCATCCGGATGAACACCGTGTTCCCGGGCTACCATTTCCAGAACAACACCGGCATCGTATTCTCGGACACGACGATCATTAATAGCGGCACGAGCCAGGACCTGTACAACGGCGAACGGGGCGCGATCGATCTGGAAGCGTCGAACGACGCCATCCGCAACGTGACGTTCACGAACATCGACATCCTCAATACGCAGCGCGACGCGATCCAGTTCGGCTACGGCGGCGGCTTCGAGAATATCGTGTTCAACAACATCAACATCAACGGCACGGGACTCGACGGCGTGACGACTTCGCGCTTCTCCGGTCCGCACCAAGGCGCGGCCATCTACACCTACACCGGCAACGGCTCGGCGACGTTCAACGGATTGACGACGAGCAATGTTGCGTATCCGAGCCTGTATTACCTGCAGCCTGGGTTTAATCTGACGATTCATTAA
- a CDS encoding NADPH-dependent FMN reductase: MKKIGIIVGSLREQSYNRMIAATVPELSLDEEAAYEYISIADLPLYNADIDVGDGPEAVRLYREAIRGADGLLIVSPEYNSGIPGVLKNALDWASTPTRSAALIHKPVGIVGATPGPKGTILSQQQIRQTLEATQAWVLPFQKMYISQVMEKVDAERGRLTDETTLKYLKRYVQTLLRWIDQSRGLQ; encoded by the coding sequence ATGAAAAAGATCGGCATCATCGTGGGGAGCCTGAGGGAGCAGTCGTACAATCGCATGATCGCGGCCACCGTGCCGGAGCTTAGCCTGGATGAAGAAGCGGCTTACGAATACATATCGATCGCGGATTTGCCTTTATACAATGCGGATATCGACGTTGGCGACGGCCCCGAGGCCGTGCGGCTTTACCGCGAGGCGATCCGGGGCGCGGACGGGCTGCTGATCGTGAGCCCGGAGTACAATTCGGGCATTCCCGGCGTACTGAAAAACGCGCTGGATTGGGCGTCCACGCCCACCCGCTCGGCCGCGTTGATTCACAAGCCTGTCGGCATCGTCGGCGCGACGCCGGGTCCCAAGGGCACGATCCTTTCGCAGCAGCAGATCCGGCAGACGCTGGAGGCGACGCAGGCCTGGGTGCTGCCTTTTCAGAAAATGTACATTTCTCAGGTCATGGAAAAAGTGGATGCCGAGCGCGGCCGTCTGACGGACGAGACGACGCTCAAGTATTTGAAGCGATACGTGCAGACGCTGCTTCGCTGGATCGACCAGTCGCGGGGATTGCAGTAA
- a CDS encoding type I glyceraldehyde-3-phosphate dehydrogenase: protein MGKIAVFGFGRIGRQLLRVALQDNLFVPVSISDIKDEATLAALFEVDTNYKRWPEAVSGGEGSIVIGGRDIQYINSASEVPDWQALGVDLVIDCTGRAVTRSVAQVHLDRGAKRVLVSGPSKTLDDCDAVLLKGINLDHFDPDKHKIISMASCTTNALAPVVKLVRENFGIKHGLFSTVHSYTNTQSLTDQPMKDRRDSWAAAENIIPSSSGAAKALKFIWPDLQITGKAYRIPTRTGSIAELNLITDKPVTAQEINDMFRAAAAEGELKGVLDVLEGEWASSRIVGDSHSSIIDLPLTQVQGDIVSIAAWYDNEWGYASRLAEVAAYLANR from the coding sequence ATGGGCAAAATAGCGGTATTCGGATTTGGACGCATCGGCAGACAGTTGCTCAGAGTCGCCCTTCAAGACAATCTGTTCGTACCTGTATCCATCTCGGACATCAAGGACGAGGCCACGCTGGCCGCGCTGTTCGAGGTCGACACTAACTATAAAAGGTGGCCCGAGGCGGTATCCGGCGGCGAAGGCAGCATCGTCATCGGCGGCCGGGACATCCAGTACATCAACTCCGCAAGCGAGGTGCCGGACTGGCAGGCGCTCGGCGTGGACCTGGTCATCGACTGTACCGGCCGTGCCGTGACGCGTTCGGTCGCCCAGGTTCACCTGGACCGCGGCGCCAAGCGCGTACTCGTCAGCGGCCCGAGCAAGACGCTGGACGATTGCGACGCGGTGCTGCTGAAGGGGATCAATCTCGACCACTTCGATCCGGACAAGCACAAGATCATCAGCATGGCGAGCTGCACAACCAACGCGCTGGCTCCGGTCGTCAAGCTGGTTCGCGAGAACTTCGGCATTAAGCACGGCTTGTTCTCGACCGTCCATTCGTACACGAACACCCAGTCGCTGACCGATCAGCCGATGAAGGACCGCCGCGACTCGTGGGCAGCGGCGGAGAACATCATTCCGTCGTCGTCCGGCGCGGCCAAGGCGCTCAAGTTCATCTGGCCCGATCTTCAGATTACAGGCAAGGCCTACCGGATTCCGACCCGGACCGGCAGCATCGCCGAGCTCAACCTGATCACCGACAAGCCGGTCACCGCGCAGGAGATCAACGATATGTTCCGGGCAGCGGCTGCCGAAGGCGAGCTCAAGGGCGTGCTGGACGTGCTGGAAGGCGAATGGGCGTCCTCGCGCATCGTCGGCGATTCGCATTCTTCGATCATCGACCTGCCGCTGACGCAGGTACAAGGAGACATCGTATCGATCGCAGCCTGGTACGACAATGAATGGGGCTACGCCTCGCGACTCGCCGAAGTCGCGGCTTACCTCGCCAACCGCTAA
- a CDS encoding ring-cleaving dioxygenase, translating to MTTIQTAGIHHITAFARNPQENVDFYAGVLGLRLVKKTINFDAPEVYHLYFGDKNGSPGTIITFFPHPGSRKGKVGGGQVGVTTYVVPAGALAFWEERLASFGISFEKTSRFGENFVQFEDNEGLRLELVEREAGANSEWSFGGITADKAIKGFGGAILFSANVKQTGAVLEHVLGMTRIGEEDGYTRFRAFGDIGNIVDIPTTDMPWGTPGAGTIHHIAWRAKDFEEHVQWQQHVSEAGFYPTEVIDRQYFNAIYFRESGGILFEIATDPPGFANDEPAETLGGKLMLPSWYEPHREQIEANLLQIEVRELIPQALQSDRDSV from the coding sequence ATGACTACCATCCAAACCGCAGGTATCCACCATATCACCGCATTCGCCAGAAATCCGCAGGAAAACGTCGACTTCTATGCCGGCGTCCTGGGCCTCCGGCTCGTCAAGAAGACGATCAACTTCGACGCCCCCGAAGTGTACCACCTCTACTTCGGCGATAAGAACGGCAGCCCTGGCACGATCATTACCTTCTTCCCGCATCCCGGCTCCCGCAAGGGCAAGGTCGGCGGCGGCCAAGTCGGCGTAACGACTTATGTCGTGCCGGCCGGCGCCCTTGCTTTCTGGGAAGAACGTCTCGCAAGCTTCGGAATTTCGTTCGAGAAGACGTCGCGCTTCGGGGAAAACTTCGTACAGTTCGAGGACAACGAAGGCCTGCGCCTGGAGCTCGTCGAACGCGAAGCGGGCGCCAACAGCGAATGGTCGTTCGGCGGCATCACGGCTGACAAGGCCATCAAGGGCTTCGGCGGCGCCATCCTGTTCAGCGCAAACGTCAAGCAGACGGGGGCGGTCCTCGAGCATGTGCTCGGCATGACCCGCATCGGCGAAGAGGACGGGTATACCCGCTTCCGGGCATTCGGCGACATCGGCAACATCGTCGACATTCCGACGACCGACATGCCTTGGGGGACGCCGGGTGCCGGCACGATTCATCATATCGCCTGGAGGGCCAAGGACTTTGAAGAACACGTACAGTGGCAGCAGCACGTAAGCGAAGCCGGCTTCTACCCGACGGAGGTTATCGACCGCCAATACTTCAACGCTATCTATTTCCGCGAGAGCGGCGGCATTCTGTTCGAGATCGCCACGGATCCGCCCGGATTCGCGAACGACGAGCCTGCGGAAACGCTGGGCGGCAAGCTGATGCTCCCTTCGTGGTACGAACCGCACCGCGAACAGATCGAAGCTAACCTGCTGCAGATCGAAGTGCGCGAATTAATTCCCCAGGCTCTTCAATCCGACCGGGATTCGGTGTAA
- a CDS encoding DoxX family protein encodes MMDTGLLIIRIVVGLLFVGHGAQKLFGMFGGYGPKGTGGWMESVGIKPGVAMAVIAGLMEFLGGALFTVGLLTPVAAVLIALAMIGAIKVHAPNGVWSTANGYEYPLVMLAIAIGVALTGAGAYSLDNVFNLF; translated from the coding sequence ATGATGGATACGGGATTGCTGATCATTCGAATCGTTGTAGGTTTGTTGTTTGTGGGGCATGGGGCGCAAAAGCTGTTCGGCATGTTCGGCGGCTACGGACCGAAGGGAACGGGCGGCTGGATGGAATCGGTCGGCATCAAGCCGGGCGTCGCGATGGCCGTCATCGCCGGGCTCATGGAATTCCTGGGCGGCGCGTTGTTCACGGTCGGTCTGCTGACGCCGGTCGCCGCGGTCCTGATCGCGCTTGCCATGATCGGCGCCATCAAGGTCCACGCTCCTAACGGCGTATGGTCGACGGCAAATGGCTACGAATACCCGCTCGTCATGCTCGCCATCGCGATCGGCGTGGCGCTGACCGGCGCGGGCGCATACTCGCTCGACAACGTGTTCAACTTATTTTAA